One window from the genome of Nitrospira sp. encodes:
- a CDS encoding DUF928 domain-containing protein, translating into MKPTLLVCIISIMPLGLTLAEPTQATAGPEPSDAPQVAGPDDLSLPVYTPPRKYSPRARVGGEMRGTGGSDPEIQALVPDHVGLTINQTPVLNWFLSKLTAYTVRFTLIDNRSIKPVHEAPIPSPTKAGIQTINLKELGLTLEPDVQYRWYVSVIRNPDSPSQDIVAGGVIERCEFNACLVEAGPHLTCSTQSVQDNARQGFWYDAMACLCALIDARPTDAPLRRMRAALLKQVGLHGVAEWDLRSLTTPTR; encoded by the coding sequence GTGAAACCCACGTTGTTGGTTTGCATCATCAGTATAATGCCCCTGGGCCTGACACTTGCGGAGCCGACGCAGGCCACGGCAGGACCCGAGCCATCCGACGCCCCTCAAGTTGCCGGCCCCGACGACCTGTCGCTGCCGGTCTATACCCCACCCAGAAAATATTCCCCGCGCGCGCGTGTCGGTGGGGAAATGCGCGGGACAGGCGGCAGCGACCCTGAAATTCAAGCTCTCGTCCCTGATCATGTCGGCCTCACCATCAATCAAACGCCGGTGCTGAATTGGTTTCTTTCCAAACTCACGGCCTATACGGTTCGTTTCACGCTGATCGATAATCGCTCGATCAAGCCGGTGCATGAAGCACCCATCCCTTCTCCAACGAAGGCAGGAATTCAGACGATCAATCTGAAGGAGTTGGGACTGACACTCGAGCCGGACGTGCAGTATCGATGGTACGTCTCTGTGATTCGTAACCCCGACTCGCCATCGCAGGATATCGTGGCGGGGGGAGTCATCGAGCGCTGCGAGTTCAATGCCTGTCTGGTCGAAGCAGGCCCGCACCTCACCTGCAGCACGCAGAGCGTGCAGGACAACGCCCGCCAGGGCTTCTGGTACGACGCGATGGCCTGTCTCTGCGCGCTCATCGATGCCCGCCCCACCGACGCCCCGCTCCGACGCATGCGCGCTGCGCTGCTGAAACAAGTCGGTCTACACGGAGTGGCCGAATGGGATCTTCGCTCCCTCACGACCCCGACCAGATAG